The Ananas comosus cultivar F153 unplaced genomic scaffold, ASM154086v1, whole genome shotgun sequence genome segment aaaaaaaaaaaaacaagcccGATCACCCTCTTTTTGTATATATTAActtaaaatattactaatacATAATCTTACACATGCAGAATTAGCAGAATAATATTTACCAAAACTTCCACAACACCAACTCAGCGTAGTGATCTCTGCGTCATGTTCACCATCAGAATTCACAGCGAGAGGaaagcaaataataataataataataatcataacaactatatatatcatatattatataaattaaaatgaatatgaaATAAGCGAGCTTGATTGAGAATTTGAAAGAGAGCCAGACTACAATCATGCATACTTAGTACTACACTGcgttattattataattatattattatattattttacaatttCTTCTGTGTGCAATTTGGGTCCAccttttttgattttgatcATTCTCCCTCCTCATCTTCCCTTCTGATTCCGATCGCCGCCGCCGAATTTGAATCCGACGTGATCTTCGACACGACACGGCTTCGAGCAAGCCCGGAATTGGCGTTGATTCGGCGGCGGGGTTCTTTGTCGCGGTGCGTCGGAAGGGCGCGAAACCTGCTGCTGTACGCAGGATCGTCGAGTGTTGTGAAATTGAGGGGCAGGTTTTGGTGCTGCTGCGTGCCGCGCTCTTCCTGCTCTCCTTTCGCATTCCGGAAGTACTTGTTTGATGTTCTCCACTTCTCCTTGCAGCGCTTCAGCGCTGgcgggaataaaaaaataaaaaaaaaaaaaaacccagcgACCGCACACGCCGTCGCCTCCTTCCACAGCGGGCCCTTTCAGCCCTGGCTCCTGGAACTTCGCCTCCAGCCCGCTCCGCACCGCCGATCATGCGCCTCACCTCCGCCCGCGGCCACCGGCTCGGTGCTGTATCCGCAGCCCCTCCGTTTGAACGTCGCAGCGTAATTTTGTTATTAACCTCTTCGAGGAGATGGATTCTCGTCTCGGAGACGTTCTCGAGCGAACGAGATCCGGGCGGCGTCGCGGAGTCGGCGACCGGCGCGGTCGCCGCGGCGGCCGCCTCCTGGCTCGACCGCGCGGCCGCCTGCTCCCGCCAGGACTCGTCGCTGCGCGTCCGCTCGCGGTcccgccgctccgccgcctccaGGAAGCTCCGGTGGAGGCTCTCCTGGTGGTCCATCAGCCGCTTCACCGTCGCCTCCATGAACCCGACCATCgcctgcagctgctgctgcttccgcctctgccgccgctgccgccgcctctcCTTATTCCGAGCAACGGCAATTCCTGCGGTTCTCTGACAATTCCTCGCAGCCGCAGCAGCCTCTTCGCCCGCCGAAGTCTCCGACGTCCCGCCGACATCATCCGGAGCTTCATTTTCGGCGGCAGCGGCAATAATTGGGTAGTCATCGCCGGTTAGGGCAGAGCCTGAGCCGGTTTGGttcgcggcggcggcagcggcggcggtgggggtTGTAGCAGCACTGCTGCTGCCGGGCTTGTAGATCGCCTCGAGCTCGCTGAAGATCTTGTAGTTGTCGGCGTTGCCGCTCCTCTTTTCGCCATACTTGCTCGACGGCTCGGGATCAGGCTCGTCGTGGCGGTCGCAAGAGCCACTCTTGTGCCTcttgttgttgctgctgttgctgttgtGAAGAAAATCTATATCCAAAGGTCGCCTACAACATTACATTACATTATATTACATTACACGCATGAACGGACGTCATTTATAGAAGGTATCTcttaaataagaaagaaaaatgttCTTACCAACTGAGTTCTTTTATAGTAGATTCCTCTTCCgggccgccgccaccgccgctgctGTCGACTGCCAGCTTGAAATTGACGGCGGCGGCCGACAGAAGCGACGGTCCGGTGTCGTCGCTGCCGCCAGAGTGATTCtccggcggcagcggcggcggcggcgacggggagTGGGTGTGGAAGAGCCGGAAATCGTGTTCTTGATAAAACAGCTGTTGGGTGGCGgcggcagcaggcggcggcggcggcggcggaggggggacGGGGATGGGGAGGAAAGGCATGCCGAAGGGGGTCAGGAGAGgctgcagcggcggcggcggatgcggaggttggtggtggaggtggtggaggagaggattgtggtggtggtggtggtggtggtggtagttGATGAAGGGATGGGAAGAGaggggtgcggcggcggcggaagaaGGAGGAGTTGGATTGGTGGAGAGGGAGAAGACTGCACTCCCGTCCGGCACCAAGAACTGCTGCAAGTCGGAcactcctcctccgccgcctcctcctccataTCCAGACTGCATCTTTCTTACTTCGCACCCCGCTTTCTGCACAGAAAGTATGTATACAGGCGTGaattttttgcttcttctcGCTCTGCAGATGCAGTAGTAGGAGGAGAAAAAAacgaagagaaaaaaacaacaacaaatcaTCCTcgctctctctcatctctcatctctctcctgTTATAACTACGCTGGTTTGTTCTCTCTTAGAGGGTGTAGGGGTCAAATATGCGGCGAGAAGATAGAAAAGTTGAAGGCAAAGGGGCACAGGGGATTGACGTCAG includes the following:
- the LOC109705337 gene encoding YLP motif-containing protein 1-like; its protein translation is MQSGYGGGGGGGGVSDLQQFLVPDGSAVFSLSTNPTPPSSAAAAPLSSHPFINYHHHHHHHHNPLLHHLHHQPPHPPPPLQPLLTPFGMPFLPIPVPPPPPPPPPAAAATQQLFYQEHDFRLFHTHSPSPPPPLPPENHSGGSDDTGPSLLSAAAVNFKLAVDSSGGGGGPEEESTIKELSWRPLDIDFLHNSNSSNNKRHKSGSCDRHDEPDPEPSSKYGEKRSGNADNYKIFSELEAIYKPGSSSAATTPTAAAAAAANQTGSGSALTGDDYPIIAAAAENEAPDDVGGTSETSAGEEAAAAARNCQRTAGIAVARNKERRRQRRQRRKQQQLQAMVGFMEATVKRLMDHQESLHRSFLEAAERRDRERTRSDESWREQAAARSSQEAAAAATAPVADSATPPGSRSLENVSETRIHLLEEVNNKITLRRSNGGAADTAPSRWPRAEVRRMIGGAERAGGEVPGARAERARSLKRCKEKWRTSNKYFRNAKGEQEERGTQQHQNLPLNFTTLDDPAYSSRFRALPTHRDKEPRRRINANSGLARSRVVSKITSDSNSAAAIGIRREDEEGE